The nucleotide window TTGTTGTTCGCGGTGGAGCCCATCACATCGCCCGCATTGGTGAAGCCGAGGCCCCAGGTGTTGTTGGTGGTGCTTTGCAGGACTTCCAGATCGGAGAGATCTGACTTGAAGCGGAAGACACCGGAGCCGTTCTTGTGAACCTTGCCATCGGTGGTTTTCACGGCGATGCCGCTGTAGCCCACGGTGGCGTAGATCCAGTTGTCATCGCCGTAGCGGAAATGCGAGGTGCAGGCGTGGGTGTCGGAAATGCCGAGACCGGTGGCCAGCACCCTGCGGGTGTCCGCCTTGTCGTCGCCATTGTCATCCTTGAGAAAGACGATCTCCTCGCCATCGGTGGTGACCACGCCGCCATTGGCGAAGGTGAAGGCGGTGCCGAGCTTCAGTCCTTCCGCGAAGACGGTACGCTTGTCCGCTTTGCCATCGCCATTGGTGTCCTCGAGGATCACGAGGCGGTCCTGGCCCTTGCCTTGGCCGGGCGCGTCATTGGGATAGTCCATGGCCTCCATCACCCAGCAGCGGTTTTTCCAATCCCAGTCGATGGCGATCGGATTGATGACCAGCGGCTCGGCGGCGAAGAGTTCGAGATGGGTGCCAGCGGGGACCTGGGCATGCTTCGCGCTGTCGGTGGGCGAGAGCGGCTTTTGGAGCTGCATCATCGGGACGTCCGGATGAGAACGGTTCGGAATCTCCGGCGTGTAGAGGGTGAGGGCGGGGAGGTTCAGAGCGCGCCAGCCATTGGCGCGGTTGTTGGCCGCCCACAGGATGCCGCGATAGACCAGCTCCTGCCACGCGGGCTGGCTCCAGCAGCGCATGTCGTGGCCGCTGGCGGTGTAGAACACGCGGCCTTTGCCCTGGGTGCGGGTCCACGTCCATGGCTCCGGCTGGGTCTCGCCCTTGTTCATCGGCTCGCGCACCTGGAGGATGCGGCGGTCGTTGGTGGTGTTCTTGTGGACGTAGGTTTCGTCCCAGCAGTTGAGCGCGGGCAGCCCTTTCATGAGCGGGTCGTTCGGCTCGATGGTCTTCGGCGAGAACACCCCGGTCTCGTGGCTGGCGAATTGTCCGCCGACGAGGGAGAACCAGTCCTGCGAGGGATGGAAGCAACCGACCGCGGAATGCAGCGCCACCAGTGCGCCACCATTCTCGACCCACGGACGGATCGCGGGTGGCACCGGTACTTCCTCATGGTTCGCATAGACGATGAGGACGTCGTATTGGTTGAGCTTCGCGGTGGTGATCTGTTTCAGATCCTCCACGAAGGTGAGGTTGAAGCCCCTCGGTCCATAAACCTGCTTCAACACGCGGTAGCAGCCGATCGGCTTGTGATGACCATCATCCCCGAGGAAGAGAATCTCCAGCCGCCTGCCATCCTGTGGAGCGGCGTGGGCCACGGGAATGAGCCCGGCCATCGCGGGCAGGAGCAGTGCCAGAAGGAACCGGAACAAAGGGCGGAGATTCATGAAGATCGTTGGGCGATACGAATTGGAAAAGCCTCTATAAACGATCCAGCGTGCTTCTCATACATCAGGCAGGACTCCCGATAGTCCTATGTGGGTTTTACGAGCCCGAAAGGCTTTCATACATGCCTCTTTGGGGGCAAGGAGGCTTCACCTCCGGTGCTCGGACGGTCGCCAGCCCACCCACTTCTTGAAGGTGTTCGAGAACGTATTCGGGTTCTGGTAGCCGACCTCCCGGGTGATGGACTCCACTTTCATGTCGGTGGTGGAGAGCAGGTCACGGGCGCGCTGCATGCGCAGGAAGGTGACATGCTGCATCGGGCTGCGGCCGAGTTCCTCCTGGCACAGGCGGCGCAGGTGTTCGCGGCAGACACAGGCGCGCGCGGCGAGTTCGTCCACCGTCCAGTTGTGCGCCAGAGATTCCTCGACCTGCCGCCACAGTTTCCACAGCCGCGGGTCGGCCTGGTGCGGCTGGGCGAAGTGGAGGACATGGGAATGGATCAGTTCCACCCACAGATGCACATGCGCGGGCGACTGGCCGCCCTGGCATTCCGCGTGCAGGCCTTGGATAGCCCGGTAGAGAGGCCATGGATCGTAGGCGCCGAGCACAGGGGAAGTGGAGGAAACGATGGGGTTCGATTCACGGGACTCGTGATAGCGCACCCAGCAGATCTTCCATGGTTCGCGGCCGGTGTATTTCATCTGGTTGGTGACGAAAGGCGGCAGCAGGCAGGCCTGTCCGGCCTCGATCCGCCGCCACTGGCCGTCCGCCTTCACCTCGCCCTCGCCGCCGATGCAGGCCATGAGGAAGGTGCCGGACTGGTCGGGACGGGCCAATTCAAAGGGGCCGCTGGCCTCCCACACGCCGACGTGGGCGATGTGGTGCTTGTCCAAGGCCGGGCAAACCGGCGCGTCGTTCAGCCAGGTGCGGTGATCCGATTCATCCGCACGGACCACGTGCATGCGGGTGGGGACGCTGCCGGTCAATGGGTATGGGTTTGCGGCGGACATGGGTTGATCGAATAGACGAACGTGCCAGACCTATTCTTGCACGTGATTCCATCCCGAGTCAAAGGTGCTTTCCAGATAGAACTACTTCACGCCATGCCAAACCCCTGGACCGGAATCGGAAACCCTTACACGCGCGAGGAAGTGCGCGAGCGCCTCACCAAGACTCTTGATGCCGGCAAGGCGATCATCGCCGCCGGTGCGGGGACGGGTATCAGTGCGAAATTTATCGAAAAGGGCGGCGCGGACCTCATCATCGTCTATAACAGCGGTCGTTTCCGCATGATGGGCCACGGCTCCACCGCGGGCATGATGGCCTACGGTGATGCCAATGCGATCGCCATGGAGATCGGTGAATACGAGGTGCTGCCGGTGGTCGAGGAGATCCCGGTGATCTGCGGCGTGCATGCCACCGATCCCCGCCGCCGCATGTGGCACTGGCTTGGCAAGGTGAAGGACATGGGCTTCAGTGGAGTGAACAATTTCCCCACCCACTGCATCGTGGACGGACACTTCCGCCGCGTGTTGGAGGAGACGGGCATGAGCTCGAAGAAGGAGGTGGAAATGGTCGCTCTCGCGCGGCGCATGGATCTCTTCAGCATCGTGTATGTGGACTCTCCGGAAGAAGCCGCGGCGATGGCCCGGGCCGGTGCGGACTCCATCATCGCGCACGTCGGCACCACGGTCGGTGGTTCCATCGGTGTGACCGGTGCGGTGATGTCGTGGGACAACACGCTCAAGCGCACGCAGGCGATCATCGAGGCGGCGCGTGCGGAGCGGGATGACATTTTCTTCCTCTGCCACGGCGGCCCGATCAACACGCCCGACGATGCCGCGCGCGTGCTGGAAGCCACCGATTGCGTGGGTTTCGTCGGTGCCAGTTCGCTGGAGCGCATGGGGGTGGAGGAATCGCTCACCAACCTGACGCGGGATTTCAAGAAGATCGCGGTGCCCGCCGCCGCGAGATTCAACGGCTGAGTCGCGTAACGATCCGAATCATGGAACCCAGCCAACGCCGGTTCGTCCAGAACCACGAAGCCCTTTGCGAAACCAATGCGTGGACGCACAACGAATGGTTGTGCCGTCCGGACGTGGTGGCGGCGGAGAAGCTGCTGATGGTGCGCGCGACGATGCCGCCGCACCATTGCCATCCCTTCCACGTCCATCCGCACCGCGAGGAGATCATCCATGTGGTTTCCGGTCGCGCGGAACAATGGGTGGGGGAGGAGTCCCGCATCCTCGGACCGGGCGAGATCGCGCACATTCCGCCGGGGATTCCGCATGGGACCTTCAATCCGTTCGATGAGACGCTGGTCTTCAACGCGATCCTGTCACCGGCCGTTCTGCCGGACGATCTGGCTGCGGATGAAGACCCACGCGAAGTCGCGGCGGAAGCGCCATGGAATACGATGCGCGATGGACGTCCGGAATGCCGGGTGCTTTGAAGATCCAATGATGAGGTGGCGCGAGGCTCCTTCCTCGCTGATCCGGTGGATGATTCGCGACGATCATCCACCCCGTTTTAGAGCAACGGCATGAGTCGTGAGGCGGGAGTCTCGCGCCACCTCGGGAAGTCTTGTAGCCGGAGTCGTGAGACTTGCCTCCGGCCATGCCAGTGAGCGGCTTCGCCGGGATTGGATTCAGTCGCTACCGCTCCTGCCGCATTCGGGCTGGGTGAACTTGCCCTCATTCCGATGCTCCGCTTTGGGTGGGTCGGGAGCGGACTGGACGTGCAAGCGACTCCGCATGTTCGCACAACCTGAAGTCTTACGACTCCAGCTACGCAGAAATCATCCTGCGATCTTCAGCCACAGCCACATCACCCCGTAGGCGACGCCACCGGCGGCAGGAAGCGTGAGCACCCATGCGCCGAGGATCTTCTTCACGATGCCGCCGTCGATGGCGCTGAAGCGCTTCGTTGCTCCCACGCCCATGATGGCGGTGGTGATGGCATGGGTGGTGGAAACGGTCATGCCCATCTGGCCGGTTACGGCGAGCAGGGTGGCCGCGGTGGTTTCCGCGGCGAAGCCGTGGACTGGTTGCAGCTTCACCATCTTGTGACCCATGGTCTTGATGATGCGCCAGCCACCGGAGGCGGTGCCCGCGGCCATGATGAGCGCGCAGATGATTTTGATCCATGCGGGCACGTCCGGGGAAAGATCACGGACCTTGCCAGCGGCGGCGGCGAGCGGGTCCTTGCCGTCTTTGGAGGCCTTCGTCATTTCTCCTTCGAGAGTCTTGAGCCAATCGGTCGGCTTGCCTGCGACCATCGGGCCGAGGATCGGCACCTTCGGCATGAAGCGGGCGGCCTCCTTTTCAAGAGCCTGTTGGTGCGCCTGCTTCGCGCTCGTCCGCTCGCGTTCAGCGGCGGCGGCATCGCCATCCGCCTGATAGGCGATCGCGGCCAGCGCGTGGAAGGACTCCTTGAATTCGCCGGTCTGGAGCTTGTCCGCCTCGGTTGCGAGGATGGCGGCGACCTGGGGATCTTTCGAGCCCTTGAGGATCGCCTGGATCTGATGCTCGGCCACGGGGGACTTGTCCATTTTGAGGAAACCCATCCACGACGGCAGGTGCTCGAACGAACCCGCCGTGGTGGCGGTGACGAGCGCCAGCGTGATGATGCCCATCGTCTTCTGCGCATCGGCGAGGCCGTGGGCGAAACCCATGTAGCTGGCGCTGAAAATCTGGGCGCGTCCGAAGAAACGGTTCACCCACATCGGTTTCGCGTTTCGGAGGAGCGCGTAGAGGATCGTCATCACGATGAAGCCGCCGACCAGGCCGACCACCGGCGAGGTGAGCATCGGCCAGATCACCTTGTGAAGCACGCCCTCGGAGACGACCTTGCCGTCCTTGATCTTTTCGGCGGACCAGATGATTGCCTTCCAGTTGCCCTGTGAATTGGCGAGCGTGGCACCGCAGAGGCCTCCGACTAGCGCGTGGGTGGAACTGGAGGGCAGACCCAGCCACCAGGTGAGGAGATTCCATGAAATGCCGCCCACCAGCGCGCAAATGATGGTGCCGGTGGTGACGAACTTGGCATCCACCAGACCGGACGACACGGTCTTCGCCACCGCATGGCCGATCAGCGCGCCGAAGAGGTTGGTGAACGCCGCGAGCATGATCGCCTGCCGCGGGGTGAGGACCTTGGTCGAGACGACCGTCGCGATGGAGTTCGCGGTATCGTGGAAACCATTGATGAACTCGAAGGCCAAAGCCACGAGGATCACGACGATGATCAGCGTCATGGCGGGCGCGTCAGGAGTTTTTGTAAGCGATCTGCTTGGCGATGTTGCCGACATCGCGGCAGCGGTCGAAGACCTTCTCCAGCAGGTCGTAGAGATTGGAGACGATCACCACGAGGAGGGTGTCGTGCTTGCCGCTGTAGAGGTCCTTCAGGCACTCCAGCATGAGCTTGTCGGCATCCCCTTCGATCGTCTGCATGCGGTCGTTGAGCTCCTTCATGCGGACGATGTCCATGCCCCTGCGCAGCGCGTGGATCATCTCGATCACCAGGCCGGTGGCTTCATCCAGCATTTCCGCGTGGCGGTGGAAATCGACGGAAGCAGCCTTGTCCGGACAGATCAGATAGCGCTCCACGAATTTCTCGACGGTCTTCGGGATCTTGTAGAGGGCGGTGGAGAGGGCCTCGATGTCCTCGCGCTCCAGGGCCGTCACGAAGGTTTTCACCAGCAGATCGCTGATTTCCTGGGTGATGGCCTTGTCCTTTTTGCGCATGCCGCCGAATTCATCGAGCGAGGGGGCGGGCTGGAGGCGCAGGATGCGGGTCAGACCGCCGATGCTCTGCTGGGCCTGCTCGGCGCTGGCGGTGAGCAGGTCGAAGAAACGGTCTTCTTTGCCGAAAAGGCGTTGGATGGAAATCATGGGACGGGCGGCGATTGTGACGAAATGGTCACACGTGGCAAGCCGCACAAAGAGGAAAGTCTGGCAGATTACCGCCGCCAGCCACCGAGTTATGCCATTCGGGCCTCCCTTTACAACAGGAGGTCCGGCTGCTAACCGGGAGGTCCGGTCCGGATGCGTTCACCATTCATCCCTGATCGATCATGATTCTCACCATGCCAGAAGCCCAGAAAACGACGCCGGTTTCGCCCACCGCGCCGGCCCAGACCCCGGCAGCCGCCGTGCCGGTCGCCCAGCCGTCCGCCGTCACTCCGGCTGCGAAGCCGGACGCCGGACCCACCGTCCCTGCCATTCAGGTCAAGGGGGTGGATTTCTCCTACGGCTCCAACAAGGTGCTGAAGGATGTCACGATCGACATCCCCACCAACGAGGTCGTGGCCTTCATCGGCCCTTCCGGCTGCGGCAAGACGACCCTCCTGCGCTGCTTCAACCGCATGAACGACCTCGTCCCCGGTGCCCGGGTGACCCGGGGCTCGATCATCATCGAGGGCGCGAACATCGCCGATCCCTGCATCGACCCGGTGCAACTCCGCCGCCACGTCGGCATGGTGTTCCAGAAGTCGAACCCCTTTCCGCAGAGCATCTACGACAACGTGGCCTACGGTCCCCGGACCCTGGGCGAGAAGAACAAGAAGAAGCTCGATGAGATCGTGGAGAAATCCCTCCACCGCGCCGCGCTCTGGGACGAGGTGAAGGACCGCCTCGATGACATCGCCACCGGTTTGTCCGGCGGCCAGCAGCAGCGCCTGTGCATCGCCCGTACGATGGCGGTGGACCCGGAAATCATTCTCATGGACGAGCCTTGCTCCGCGCTCGACCCCATCGCCACCGCGCACGTCGAGGATCTGATCCTTGAACTCAAGGAGCACTACACGATCGTGATCGTGACCCACAACATGCAGCAGGCGACCCGCGTCTCGGACCGCACCGCCTTTTTCTACCTCGGCGAGCTCATTGAATACGGTGATACGCGCCAAATGTTCGAGAACCCTTCCATAAAGCGCACCGAGGACTATATTTCCGGCCGGTTCGGTTGATACCTTCCCCACATGCAACAGCACATTCTCAAGGACTTTGATCACGCCATGACCACCCTCCGCGGGGAGGTGCTGACCATGGCCGGACTCGCCCGGTTGAACCTCGAACGCGCCATCCAGGCGTTGCTTGACCGAAATGTCGAGCTCGCGAACGCCGTCATCGCCGATGACAACGAGGTGGACGAACTGGAGCGCCGCGTGGACCAGCTCGGCATGGACGTGCTCGTGCGCTTCCATCCGGTTGCCAGCGACCTGCGGCTGGTAGTGACCGCGATGAAGATCTCGATGAACCTGGAGCGCATCTCCGATCACGCGGTGAGCATTTCCAAGCGCGCCCGCAAGCTGGCCGTGGGTCCGGAACTGCCGGACATCAACCTGATCGAGCCGCTCTACACGCTGGCCGACCACCTGCTGCGTGACGCGATCTCCTCCTTCAGCGATCGCAATGCGAAGCTCGGCGAGTCCCTGCATGCCCGCGACAAGGAGCTGGACCGCCTGCACCGCGATGCCACGGCGACCTTCGGCTCCCGGATCGAGGAAACCGGCCGCAGCGAGGAATATCTGCACCTGATCCTGATCGTCCGCTCGCTGGAGCGGGTGGGGGACATGGCCGCGAACATCGGCGAGAACGCCGTGTTTCTGGATGTCGCCAAGGACATCCGCCACGAAGCCGGCCGCAAGGTCGCGGACGTGGGGTGAGGTTTCCTTGTAGCTGGAGTCGTGAGACTTCAGACGGGGAAGATGCCATTTGATGCCGGAGGTTGCAGCTTGTCTGTGACCTCCGCATTGAATCGCCGCGGGGGGATGGGAAGAGAGAAGGGGGCCGCAGGGTGGAGGGTGGATTCACCCAGCCCGAAGTCTCACGACTCCGGCTACTTGACTGCGACGCACCGCCGCATCGCGAGGCTGTTCCAGACGGAGCCGCCGACGATCAGCAGGATGCCGCCGTTCAGCGCCCAACTCGTGGCGGGAGCGTAGCGGCGGACGAGAAACACCGTGGCGGCACCGGCCACGCTGATGAGCAGCGGGCCGTAGCCGACCTTGTTCGCCTGCTTTCCCAAGGAGATCAGGTGGAAACCAAGCATCGCCACCAACACCGGAAGCAGGGCCTCCATATACGGTGAGCCCGCAAGGCCCGCCAATCCCAGCGCGCTGCAATAGGCAGCCCAGCACATCGGGCACTTCGGAAAGAAAGCCACGAGAATACTCAACACCAGCGTCCCAGCAGTGCGTGCGGACGATCGTGCGGCTGCCGGTACGGCGGTTTTTTCCACCGCCGTGGTGGATTCGCAGGGACAAACCGGCATGGAGCGGGATCCTCTCAGGCTTGGTTCCTGCCTCCGGACAGATAGGCGGCGACGACCTGTTCCAACGTCGCCGCACCTTCGCCGAACTGTTGGAAAAACGAGGCGAGGATATCCGGCGGAGCCGTCAGCGGTGAACCGGCGTTGTATGGCGGATCGGGCGCATACTGGTTCAGCAACTGTGCGTGCATCGCATCCGTGCTGCTGGAGATCGCGGCGATCACCGCGAGCGAGGCATCGAGGCCGGAACTGATGCCGCCACCGGTGATGCGGTTGCGGTCGATCCAATAGCGCGGGTATCCCGAGGCCAGCCGGACTCCGGAAAACAGCGTGAGAGATTGCTGGAACTGCCAGTGCGTGGTGGCGGTGTAGCCGTCCAGCAGGCCGGCGGCCGCGAGCAGGATGGCACCGGTGCATACGGAGCAGATGTAGCCCGCCTTCGGGCCTTCACGTTTCAGCCAGGCGAGTGTTTCCGATGATGCGGAAATCTGTTCGTTGAAACCGGAACCGAAGCCACCGGGCACCCAGGTGGCATCGGTGCCGGACAAGGTGGGAAGCGCGAGGTCGGCCTGGAGTTCGACCCCTTGCAGGCTCTTCATGAGGCCGGGTTCGGCTGCGGCAAGCACCGGGGTGATGCTGGTGGC belongs to Luteolibacter ambystomatis and includes:
- a CDS encoding DUF47 domain-containing protein translates to MISIQRLFGKEDRFFDLLTASAEQAQQSIGGLTRILRLQPAPSLDEFGGMRKKDKAITQEISDLLVKTFVTALEREDIEALSTALYKIPKTVEKFVERYLICPDKAASVDFHRHAEMLDEATGLVIEMIHALRRGMDIVRMKELNDRMQTIEGDADKLMLECLKDLYSGKHDTLLVVIVSNLYDLLEKVFDRCRDVGNIAKQIAYKNS
- the pstB gene encoding phosphate ABC transporter ATP-binding protein PstB, with the protein product MPEAQKTTPVSPTAPAQTPAAAVPVAQPSAVTPAAKPDAGPTVPAIQVKGVDFSYGSNKVLKDVTIDIPTNEVVAFIGPSGCGKTTLLRCFNRMNDLVPGARVTRGSIIIEGANIADPCIDPVQLRRHVGMVFQKSNPFPQSIYDNVAYGPRTLGEKNKKKLDEIVEKSLHRAALWDEVKDRLDDIATGLSGGQQQRLCIARTMAVDPEIILMDEPCSALDPIATAHVEDLILELKEHYTIVIVTHNMQQATRVSDRTAFFYLGELIEYGDTRQMFENPSIKRTEDYISGRFG
- a CDS encoding DJ-1/PfpI family protein, translating into MAKINRIVIPLYPDFDILDVCGPLAMFSSVAGATSITPVLAAAEPGLMKSLQGVELQADLALPTLSGTDATWVPGGFGSGFNEQISASSETLAWLKREGPKAGYICSVCTGAILLAAAGLLDGYTATTHWQFQQSLTLFSGVRLASGYPRYWIDRNRITGGGISSGLDASLAVIAAISSSTDAMHAQLLNQYAPDPPYNAGSPLTAPPDILASFFQQFGEGAATLEQVVAAYLSGGRNQA
- a CDS encoding AraC family transcriptional regulator translates to MSAANPYPLTGSVPTRMHVVRADESDHRTWLNDAPVCPALDKHHIAHVGVWEASGPFELARPDQSGTFLMACIGGEGEVKADGQWRRIEAGQACLLPPFVTNQMKYTGREPWKICWVRYHESRESNPIVSSTSPVLGAYDPWPLYRAIQGLHAECQGGQSPAHVHLWVELIHSHVLHFAQPHQADPRLWKLWRQVEESLAHNWTVDELAARACVCREHLRRLCQEELGRSPMQHVTFLRMQRARDLLSTTDMKVESITREVGYQNPNTFSNTFKKWVGWRPSEHRR
- a CDS encoding cupin domain-containing protein; this encodes MEPSQRRFVQNHEALCETNAWTHNEWLCRPDVVAAEKLLMVRATMPPHHCHPFHVHPHREEIIHVVSGRAEQWVGEESRILGPGEIAHIPPGIPHGTFNPFDETLVFNAILSPAVLPDDLAADEDPREVAAEAPWNTMRDGRPECRVL
- the phoU gene encoding phosphate signaling complex protein PhoU codes for the protein MQQHILKDFDHAMTTLRGEVLTMAGLARLNLERAIQALLDRNVELANAVIADDNEVDELERRVDQLGMDVLVRFHPVASDLRLVVTAMKISMNLERISDHAVSISKRARKLAVGPELPDINLIEPLYTLADHLLRDAISSFSDRNAKLGESLHARDKELDRLHRDATATFGSRIEETGRSEEYLHLILIVRSLERVGDMAANIGENAVFLDVAKDIRHEAGRKVADVG
- a CDS encoding phosphoenolpyruvate hydrolase family protein, with product MPNPWTGIGNPYTREEVRERLTKTLDAGKAIIAAGAGTGISAKFIEKGGADLIIVYNSGRFRMMGHGSTAGMMAYGDANAIAMEIGEYEVLPVVEEIPVICGVHATDPRRRMWHWLGKVKDMGFSGVNNFPTHCIVDGHFRRVLEETGMSSKKEVEMVALARRMDLFSIVYVDSPEEAAAMARAGADSIIAHVGTTVGGSIGVTGAVMSWDNTLKRTQAIIEAARAERDDIFFLCHGGPINTPDDAARVLEATDCVGFVGASSLERMGVEESLTNLTRDFKKIAVPAAARFNG
- a CDS encoding inorganic phosphate transporter, whose amino-acid sequence is MTLIIVVILVALAFEFINGFHDTANSIATVVSTKVLTPRQAIMLAAFTNLFGALIGHAVAKTVSSGLVDAKFVTTGTIICALVGGISWNLLTWWLGLPSSSTHALVGGLCGATLANSQGNWKAIIWSAEKIKDGKVVSEGVLHKVIWPMLTSPVVGLVGGFIVMTILYALLRNAKPMWVNRFFGRAQIFSASYMGFAHGLADAQKTMGIITLALVTATTAGSFEHLPSWMGFLKMDKSPVAEHQIQAILKGSKDPQVAAILATEADKLQTGEFKESFHALAAIAYQADGDAAAAERERTSAKQAHQQALEKEAARFMPKVPILGPMVAGKPTDWLKTLEGEMTKASKDGKDPLAAAAGKVRDLSPDVPAWIKIICALIMAAGTASGGWRIIKTMGHKMVKLQPVHGFAAETTAATLLAVTGQMGMTVSTTHAITTAIMGVGATKRFSAIDGGIVKKILGAWVLTLPAAGGVAYGVMWLWLKIAG